The nucleotide sequence GAAGCTGCTGAAGGGCCTGCCCAAGGGCGACCCGGCGAACCCGGCTCCGGCCGACCCGACGCTGAAGAAGGCGGCGGAGTTCGTCAACACCGGCTACGACGTGACCGCGTTCCCGACCGACAAGGACCTGCTGGTCTCCTCCGGCCCGTTCGTCGTCTCGTCGTGGACCCCCGGCCAGTCGCTCACGATGACGCCGAACAAGTACTACGCCGGCGGTCTGAAGCCGAACGTGGACAAGATCGTGTTCCGCATCATCCCGGACGCGAACGCCCAGGTCACCGCTCTCCAGAACGGTGAGGTCGACATCATCAACCCGCAGGCGTCCGCCGACACGATCACCGCGCTCAAGCAGACCAGCGCCAAGATCCTCACCGGTGCTCAGGCGTCGTACGACCACCTCGACCTGAACTTCGGCTCGCCGGTGTTCAAGGACGAGAAGGTCCGCGAGGCGTTCCTCAAGACGATCCCGCGTCAGCAGATCCTCGACTCGATCGTCACGCCGGTCGACTCGAAGGCGAAGGTCCTGAACTCGCAGATCTTCCTGCCGAACCAGGAGCAGTACGAGGGCAGCGTCAAGCAGAACGGATCTGACAAGTACGACAAGGTCGACATCGAGGGCGCCAAGCAGCTGCTCGCCGGTGCCACCCCGACCGTGCGCATCCTCTACAACACGAACAACCCGAACCGTGTCGACGAGTTCCAGTCGATCTCGGCCTCGGCCGCGAAGGCCGGCATCAAGGTCGTCGACGCCGGCTCGCCCGACTGGAGCAAGCTGCTCCCGGGTGGCGACTACGACGCCTCGCTCTTCGGCTGGATCAGCCCGGGTGCAGGCACCACGCAGCTGCCGCAGGTGTTCGCCTCGCAGGGTGGCGGAAACTACAACCGCTACACCGGCACCAACGACCTGGCCCTCAAGTCGCAGACCACCCTGGACAAGGATGAGCTGACGAAGATCGAGTACCAGATCGACAAGCAGACCTTCACCGACGGCTACGGTCTGCCGCTGTTCCAGCTCCCGGGTGTCTTCGCGACCACCTCGCGGGTTGACGGCGTCAAGTACAACGGCGGACAGTCCGGTCCGTTCTGGAACTTCTGGGAGTGGTCGGTCAAGTCCTCCAAGAAGTAACAGCTCCGCAAGTGAGAGTGCCCGGGTGAACCCCGGGCACTCTTACTGCGGCGGGGCGTCGGTTCCGGCCGGCGCCCCGTATCATGTAGTCGGTGGACGTGATCCGTCCGCCCCGTGAGATACGCGCCTGGCGGCAAACCCCCCTCCGCCGCACCCCCGATCGGCGCGTCCTGTCAGTGAAGGTTTTGAACCTATGGCGAGTTTCATCCTGAGACGCCTTCTGGTCTCAGTGCTCATCATCATCGCCGCCTCGTTCCTGATGTACATGCTGGTCGCCTATAGCGCCGACCCGCTCCAGGATCTCCGAGGCAGCAATTCCCCCAATAAGACGCAGCTCATCAACGCGCGCATCCAGCTCCTGCAGCTCGACGTCGCGCCGCCGCTGCGCTGGCTGCTCTGGCTGGGCGGTGCGGCCAAGTGCCTCATCCCGTTCGCCAACGCCTGCGACCTGGGGTCCACCGTCTCCAACGCGAAGGTGACCGACATCCTCCCGCAGGCCCTCGGGTCGACGGTGCAGCTGGTCACGTTCGCCCTCATCCTCGCGATCCTCCTCGGTGTCACCATCGGCATCGTCACCGCCCTGCGGCAGTACAGCGGACTCGACAACGTCGTCACGTTCCTCAGCTTCTTCCTGTACTCGCTTCCTGCGTTCCTCGTGGCGGTTC is from Leifsonia sp. 466MF and encodes:
- a CDS encoding ABC transporter family substrate-binding protein — translated: MHINGRKGRFAVSAVAVAGVAALALSACTTSGSTSTSSAAKGGTVTVAVVNDFTSFNSQTPQGNLDTNGQVGYLNGSYGTGFQYIDNNYKIVHDDKFGTFEKTSDDPLTVKYTLNKDDKWSDGEPVTADDMILAWAIASGHYDSAKFDDDGNVTSGTQYFQIAGSTAGIDATDFPTVSNDNRTITLKYATPYVDWELVNPIAQPAHIVAKKAGLSSAADLTKLLKGLPKGDPANPAPADPTLKKAAEFVNTGYDVTAFPTDKDLLVSSGPFVVSSWTPGQSLTMTPNKYYAGGLKPNVDKIVFRIIPDANAQVTALQNGEVDIINPQASADTITALKQTSAKILTGAQASYDHLDLNFGSPVFKDEKVREAFLKTIPRQQILDSIVTPVDSKAKVLNSQIFLPNQEQYEGSVKQNGSDKYDKVDIEGAKQLLAGATPTVRILYNTNNPNRVDEFQSISASAAKAGIKVVDAGSPDWSKLLPGGDYDASLFGWISPGAGTTQLPQVFASQGGGNYNRYTGTNDLALKSQTTLDKDELTKIEYQIDKQTFTDGYGLPLFQLPGVFATTSRVDGVKYNGGQSGPFWNFWEWSVKSSKK